TGGTGAAACGGGTGGAACAATCCGCAATCGTGCTATTGCGTACCTGAAAGAAGTGAAAAAAGGCGTTTACGAGCCAAAAGTACAAAACAACTGGAAGATTACAGGTGTGGATACTAAGGCACCTGAACGCAAGGACGTCGTTGAACTGATCAATGCAGGCATTCTGAGCGCACCGAAAACAGCAGATGGCAAATACACCAATATCGCTTCCATCAACATCAAGGACGCGGTAACCAAAGAAGAAATCACCGAGCTGACTGCAAAAGCAAAAGTCGATGCAGCGAAGTTTTCGACCGTTAAAACAAAAGGCGAATTTTATCATCAACTGAACGAAGCGAGAAAGGCTGCGGAAAAATCGGTCACACCGCCAACCAAAACGCAGCAAAAAAAATAACAGAGATGAACGCAAGAAAGCCGTGACGCTAGTAGTCACGGCTTGTTCTTTTTGTATGAAGCCAATCCCAATCTGTTAACGAACGATTCTTCTGCGATACTTCACCAAGTACAACAGGAACCCGAGCAGCAGCAGCCCTTGACCAACAATCGCACCAGAGATGGAGATGCCGATATAGGTAATCAAGTAGTAAATGCCGGAGCCCACTGCCATCAGCAGATTCTCGATGAAGTTCTGAATCGCAATCGTTTTCCCGGAACCGACCATCCGCTTGCCTTCATCCTGCAAGACGGTATTCATCGGGATAATGAACACGCCGCCCATGAACCCGACGAGAAGCAATAGGCAGATGGCAACAAAGGTGTTGTCCGTCCAAGGAAATAACACGATGATGAGAAACATTCCGAATCCGTATGTCAGCGATCGAGTGAAATGAGTCAAAGGAATGAGCTTCGGAGCGAGAAAAGCTCCGGCGATAATTCCGATGGATGTCGTTGCGAGAATCAGAGATACAGAGAAGCTCTCCGGGTTAATCCCTAGCGCGAGGGGAATCCAGGCCAGAACAGCAACACGCAGGACAGCAGAGGACATCCAGAATGCTCCGGTTCCAATCAGGGAAAAGCTCGTTTCCGGTCGATTCATCAGGTACTGGAAGTCGATGAAAAAGCGTCTTGCTTCTGCCCCATAGCGAATGGATGCATTCCCTCTCATGCGCGGAATGAAGAAAGTCATACCGAGCGACAGCAGATAGATCAGCAGACATATACCTGACGAGATAAGCGGTGCTGTCATGTTCGCGATGGCTCCACCACCACCGATTCCTGTCAAAATCGCAAAGATCGTAAAGGCTTCGATGCGTGCATTTGCATGAAACAGTTCATCTTCA
The window above is part of the Brevibacillus antibioticus genome. Proteins encoded here:
- the lplT gene encoding lysophospholipid transporter LplT, giving the protein MNIRLKPLQALYFTQFLSAFADNMILFVIANLLRENGFSPAMLALVSISFFLPYIFLAPLVGPFADKHAKSIVLVIGNLIKALGVVLLFFIDQSSILMLMLCYFTVGVGAVVYSPAKYGILPELTRNEDELFHANARIEAFTIFAILTGIGGGGAIANMTAPLISSGICLLIYLLSLGMTFFIPRMRGNASIRYGAEARRFFIDFQYLMNRPETSFSLIGTGAFWMSSAVLRVAVLAWIPLALGINPESFSVSLILATTSIGIIAGAFLAPKLIPLTHFTRSLTYGFGMFLIIVLFPWTDNTFVAICLLLLVGFMGGVFIIPMNTVLQDEGKRMVGSGKTIAIQNFIENLLMAVGSGIYYLITYIGISISGAIVGQGLLLLGFLLYLVKYRRRIVR